A segment of the Sporomusaceae bacterium FL31 genome:
TTCTAGTTGCTGATGGAATGGGGGGCCACGTAGCCGGAGAAGTTGCAAGCAGAATGGCAGTTAAAGCTGTCAGCGATTATATTCAGAGCAACTTAACAGTTGGTTGTGACCAAGAGTTATTATTAGAGAAGGCGATTATTCAGGCGAATGAACTGATCTTTAGTCTGTCTAAATCAAGGGATGACTGTGCTGGGATGGGCACAACCATCAGTATCGTATTTCTTGATCAGAGCCATGTTTATTGGGGGCATGTCGGTGACAGCAGGATCTATATGATCCGTGACAATGAGTTACATCAGTTAACAAATGACCATTCGTTAGTTTGGGAATTAGTTCAGAGTGGCAATATAACGAAAGCTGAGGCTCATACACATCCTCAACGGAATATGCTGACTAGAGCAGTTGGAACTAGTAAGAACATAAAAGTAGATACTGGAACAATGAATTGGAGTCAGGGGGATTTACTGCTTTTATGTACTGATGGACTTACTAATATGCTCAATGAACAAGAAATTCAGCAAATCATACTTGCAGATAAAAATGACGGTGAAACAGTTGTAAACATTTTAATATCTGCAGCAAATCAAGCTGGTGGGCATGATAATGTAACTGCTATTCTACTGAAAAACGAGGGGATGTAATGATGAATCCCACGTGGCTGGAAGAACGGTTACTTATTTTGATCGGCAGCCTAGTGGCTTTGTCGGGGATTATTGCAGTAACCCTAACTAGTGGGGATATCCATTATACCGCAATAGCTGCAATTACCGGTCTAATACTATGCTGGTTTACCATTCATTTTGTTATTAGGCGGAAAGGCCATTTCGGAGATCCTCTTTTGCTGCCATTGGCTATTATACTGGTGAGTATCGGGCTGGTAATGATTTTTCGGCTTAAGCCAAATTTATTATTATATCAGGCACTATGGGTTTTTGTAGGACTTTTTGCTTTTTCAGCGTCTGCCTTTTTTTTCCGTGAATTAGAGCGGTTGGCAGAATATAAGTATATCTGCGGTATCTTTGGAGTGCTGCTGCTATTATCGGCAATTCTTTTTGGCGTTGATATAGGTGGTAATAAAAATTGGGTTATAATCGGACCAGTAAGGTTTCAGCCATCAGAATTTGCTAAGCTGTTTATTGTTGTTTTCTTGGCTGCCTATTTGAATGAGCGTCGACAACTTTTGACATTAATGAATAATAAATATGGACCCCTGACATTGCCGCCGATGCGCTTTATTGCGCCTTTACTAATCATATGGGGACTAGCGATGATGATGTTCATTTTGCAGCGTGATCTTGGATCGGCATTATTGTTTTTTGGCATTGCATTATTAATGACTTATATGGCCAGTGGTAAGATAAATTATGTTCTTATTGGCAGTTGTTTATTTTTAGTCGGGGCAATTGCCTGCTATAGTTTATATCCACACGTTCAGACGCGAGTTGATATTTGGTTAAACCCATGGTCAGACCCGAATGGGAAGGCTTACCAGATTGTGCAATCGCTGTTTGCTTTGGGGACAGGCGGTATTTTGGGAAGTGGCTTATCATTTGGTTATCCAAATTTAATTCCCGAAGTACATACTGATTTTATTTTTTCAGCCATAGGAGAGGAGCTCGGATTAACAGGAGGAGCTGCGATTCTAATTCTATATATTATTATGATTTGTCGTGCTTTTAAAGCTGCGATTTTAGCTGATCAAGATTTTAAGGCACTGGTTGCCGGTGGTTTAGCGGCAGCGACAGCTTTGCAGATTTTTATCATCATTGGCGGTGTTACTAAATTCTTGCCATTGACCGGTATCACCTTGCCTTTTATTAGCTACGGTGGAAGTTCGATGGTGGCAAATTTTATGTTTCTTGGCATGTTATTTGCTATATCAGAAAAGAGGCCGTATGATGAGCACCAATAATATTGCAGAAAATATTCGACGGGTTGCCTATTTACTGGTTATTTTACTGATAGCACTTATTGTTCATGTATCCTATATCCAGGTTATTGAAGGCAGTTTTTATGCAGCACATCCGCTTAACCGTCGTAGCACTGAATATGCAAAAAGTATTCAGCGCGGAACTATCTTTGATCGAAATGGTCAGATTATTGCTGTTAGTGAAAAAACAGATGATAGTGGTTATAAACGCGTTTATCCATATGGTGATATATTGGCTCATCCAATCGGCTATGATAGTATTAAATTGGGTAAGACAGGAATTGAAAATACCTACAACGGCTATTTGGCTGGCATAAATACTCCAGAACGCGGGTTAGGTGCAATTAGCCGTTTATTAGACAGACATCATGCCTATAATTTGGTGCTGACTATTGATAGCAAGTTGCAAAGTGTTGCTTATAAAGCATTAGGGAGTCACCGAGGAGCCATTGTTGTATTAGATCCACGTACTGGAGCAATACTGGCAATGGTGAGTAAACCGAGCTTTGATCCCAATCAAATTGAAACTTTATGGGATGGCATTTCAAAATCATCTGCAAGCCCGCTATTAAATCGGGCTACCAATGGATTATATCCGCCAGGATCAATTATTAAGCCAATGTTTGCAGAAGCTGCACTAACTGAAAAAATAGTGAATACCGATAATACGTTTAACTGTACCGGATCATTAAGAATTGGCAAGGACTATACGTTAACAGAAAGCAATCATGTTGCTCATGGTGAGTTAAATCTTGAGCAGGCGCTGACTGTTTCGTGTAATACAACGTTTGGCAGTTTAGCTTTAAAATTAGGGAGAAATAAGGTCGCAGCAACATTTGATCGCTATGGCTTTGACAAGGATCTTGGCCAAGAACTTCAGGAAACTGCTAGCCGGCTGCCAAGTTTTAGTGAGCTTGGTGATGGTGATTTAGCACAAGCTGGCATAGGACAAGGTAGTTTGTTAGTAACACCAATGAGAATGGCTATGTTAGCCAGTACATTTGCCAACAAAGGTGTACTTATGCAACCTTATCTTGTTAGCAAAATTACTGCCGACGATGGAAGTATCATTAAAAACTATGCGCCAGTAGAATGGCTAAAGCCTGCTAATGCTCAAATGGCTGACCAAATTTCGAAAATGATGATTAGCGTGGTTAATAAAGGTACTGGGAATCAGGCTTATATATCTGGGGTTCAAGTAGCAGGAAAAACAGGTACTGCTGAAAACCCTCACGGTGAATCACATGCTTGGTTTATCGGATTTGCACCAGCTGATGCTCCCCAGGTTGCTGTTGCGGTGATAGTTGAGAATGGGGGTTCGGGCGGCGGTGTTGCCGCACCGATTGCTCGCCAAATTTTATTACAAGCATTACGTTGAGGAGGTGACTGAATGATAAATCGTACATTAGATAATCGGTATACAATATTGGAACATATTGGTGGCGGTGGAATGGCAGATGTGTACCGTGCCCACGATAAGTTGCTTGATCGTTCTGTTGCTGTAAAAGTTTTGCGATCACAGTTTACGAATGACGAAGAATTTGTAACTCGTTTTCGGCGCGAAGCCCAAGCTGCGGCTAAACTTTCTCATCCCAATATTGTAAACATGTATGATGTTGGTTGTGATGATGAAACGTACTATATTGTTATGGAATATATATCAGGTGAGACTTTAAAAGAAAGAATTCAGGCAAACGGACCGTTACCGGTTGAACTTGCTATTCGGATTGCCCTTGAAATAGCTGAAGCGTTAGAGCACGCCCATCAGAATAATCTGATTCATTGTGATATTAAACCTCATAATATTCTGGTGACTCGCTCTGGGCGTATCAAAGTGACTGACTTTGGTATTGCCAGGGCAGTGACTTCGGCAACGATGACTCATACTGGTACAATTATTGGATCAGTCCATTATTTTTCACCTGAGCAAGCTAAAGGAAGTGCTATCGGAGCTAAATCGGATATTTATTCGCTCGGAGTGGTGCTTTATGAAATGCTGACAGGTACGGTACCGTTTGTTGGGGAAACTCCAGTCAGTATTGCATTAAAACACTTACAAGAAGAACCTAAGCCGTTACGGGATATCAATCCGAGTATTCCGCCGCTCGCCGAGGCTGTTGTGCTTAAAGCAATGGCTAAAGAACCAGAGGCAAGGTTTGCAAATATTGCTGAAATGATTGAGGATCTTAAATTAGCCCAAAATTATTTACGTGATGATCAAACCAGACGATTATCCAGAGAGGATTTTCCAACTCAAATTTTACCTCGGGTGAACGAGAAAGATGTAAATAACATTGAACCTGTGCAAGACGGGCAAATGACTCAGCCAAACGGCAAACCTCGGAAATTGTTGTGGGGATTGCTGGCTTTGTTGTTGCTCGGGTTTGCCATAGGGGCTTTCTTGGCATATGGTAAGT
Coding sequences within it:
- the prpC gene encoding protein phosphatase PrpC; its protein translation is MLVFAKSDIGLVRQTNEDSYACIPPSLFLVADGMGGHVAGEVASRMAVKAVSDYIQSNLTVGCDQELLLEKAIIQANELIFSLSKSRDDCAGMGTTISIVFLDQSHVYWGHVGDSRIYMIRDNELHQLTNDHSLVWELVQSGNITKAEAHTHPQRNMLTRAVGTSKNIKVDTGTMNWSQGDLLLLCTDGLTNMLNEQEIQQIILADKNDGETVVNILISAANQAGGHDNVTAILLKNEGM
- a CDS encoding cell cycle protein, whose translation is MMNPTWLEERLLILIGSLVALSGIIAVTLTSGDIHYTAIAAITGLILCWFTIHFVIRRKGHFGDPLLLPLAIILVSIGLVMIFRLKPNLLLYQALWVFVGLFAFSASAFFFRELERLAEYKYICGIFGVLLLLSAILFGVDIGGNKNWVIIGPVRFQPSEFAKLFIVVFLAAYLNERRQLLTLMNNKYGPLTLPPMRFIAPLLIIWGLAMMMFILQRDLGSALLFFGIALLMTYMASGKINYVLIGSCLFLVGAIACYSLYPHVQTRVDIWLNPWSDPNGKAYQIVQSLFALGTGGILGSGLSFGYPNLIPEVHTDFIFSAIGEELGLTGGAAILILYIIMICRAFKAAILADQDFKALVAGGLAAATALQIFIIIGGVTKFLPLTGITLPFISYGGSSMVANFMFLGMLFAISEKRPYDEHQ
- a CDS encoding peptidoglycan glycosyltransferase, which translates into the protein MSTNNIAENIRRVAYLLVILLIALIVHVSYIQVIEGSFYAAHPLNRRSTEYAKSIQRGTIFDRNGQIIAVSEKTDDSGYKRVYPYGDILAHPIGYDSIKLGKTGIENTYNGYLAGINTPERGLGAISRLLDRHHAYNLVLTIDSKLQSVAYKALGSHRGAIVVLDPRTGAILAMVSKPSFDPNQIETLWDGISKSSASPLLNRATNGLYPPGSIIKPMFAEAALTEKIVNTDNTFNCTGSLRIGKDYTLTESNHVAHGELNLEQALTVSCNTTFGSLALKLGRNKVAATFDRYGFDKDLGQELQETASRLPSFSELGDGDLAQAGIGQGSLLVTPMRMAMLASTFANKGVLMQPYLVSKITADDGSIIKNYAPVEWLKPANAQMADQISKMMISVVNKGTGNQAYISGVQVAGKTGTAENPHGESHAWFIGFAPADAPQVAVAVIVENGGSGGGVAAPIARQILLQALR
- a CDS encoding serine/threonine protein kinase, whose protein sequence is MINRTLDNRYTILEHIGGGGMADVYRAHDKLLDRSVAVKVLRSQFTNDEEFVTRFRREAQAAAKLSHPNIVNMYDVGCDDETYYIVMEYISGETLKERIQANGPLPVELAIRIALEIAEALEHAHQNNLIHCDIKPHNILVTRSGRIKVTDFGIARAVTSATMTHTGTIIGSVHYFSPEQAKGSAIGAKSDIYSLGVVLYEMLTGTVPFVGETPVSIALKHLQEEPKPLRDINPSIPPLAEAVVLKAMAKEPEARFANIAEMIEDLKLAQNYLRDDQTRRLSREDFPTQILPRVNEKDVNNIEPVQDGQMTQPNGKPRKLLWGLLALLLLGFAIGAFLAYGKFWSASEINVPNVVGKQADVAKNILTGQNLRVSVSETFNDKVPSGQVVSQYPEAGSTVKEQRTITLFVSKGGEITVVPDLRGLNRRDAELQIKNAGLQLGYVDEQFADVPADTVVSQNPRPPAQVNKNTAIDLVISKGSGPRKLMMPDFRGSPINTVNTQLESLKLKLGTITEVTSDKYPVGTITGQNPAPATETTEGTTVDFTVAKGNTGAAKRAVVQIAVPEGAAKQAVQIVVTDSNGRRVVYENVHKPGDKVEKTIEGVGQVRVQVYINGMLLQEQTI